In Anaeromicrobium sediminis, the following are encoded in one genomic region:
- a CDS encoding F0F1 ATP synthase subunit delta: MAELVAKTYAQALYDVGLEGKCIDKFLGELNFIKKSFDENEDLFRLYKTPKINKEEKKVITDNIFKGNVSEEIVSFIKILLDKRRINKFYDIVKAYEKMANEYYGIVDGIVDSAIELNEDTIKRLEEKLSSVTNKKVKLKNNVDPSIMGGIRVRVGDKVFDDTIKNRLDNLAEELAQIIV, translated from the coding sequence ATGGCAGAATTAGTAGCAAAAACCTATGCTCAGGCCCTTTATGATGTAGGTCTTGAAGGTAAATGTATAGACAAATTCTTAGGAGAATTAAATTTTATTAAGAAATCATTTGATGAAAATGAAGATCTTTTTAGATTATACAAAACTCCTAAGATAAACAAGGAAGAAAAAAAGGTAATAACTGATAATATCTTCAAAGGTAATGTAAGCGAAGAAATAGTTAGTTTTATTAAAATACTATTAGACAAAAGAAGAATAAATAAGTTTTATGATATAGTAAAAGCTTATGAGAAGATGGCAAATGAATACTATGGAATTGTAGATGGAATCGTAGATAGTGCCATTGAGCTAAATGAAGATACAATAAAGAGATTAGAAGAAAAATTATCTAGTGTAACAAATAAAAAGGTTAAGTTGAAAAATAATGTTGATCCATCCATAATGGGTGGAATTCGTGTGAGAGTAGGAGACAAGGTATTTGATGATACTATTAAGAATCGTTTAGATAACCTAGCTGAAGAACTTGCACAAATAATAGTATAA
- a CDS encoding 3-oxoacid CoA-transferase subunit B: MNVKEIIARRVAKELHDGDVVNLGIGLPTMVANYIPSDMDVTLQSENGFVGLGPAPAAEDADMDLVNAGGQPVTAVPGAAFFDSAMSFSIIRGGHVDVTVLGALQVDEKGNLANWMIPGKLVPGMGGAMDLVVGAKKVIISMTHTAKGKPKILKECKLPLTAANQVNMIITEMGVMEVTKDGIVLLEINPDFSIEDVKNATEAELIISENLKKMEI, encoded by the coding sequence ATGAATGTTAAAGAAATTATAGCTAGAAGAGTTGCAAAGGAATTACATGATGGAGATGTGGTAAACTTAGGTATTGGACTACCTACTATGGTTGCTAATTACATACCATCTGATATGGACGTTACATTACAGTCTGAGAATGGATTCGTAGGTCTTGGACCTGCACCAGCAGCAGAAGATGCTGATATGGATCTTGTGAATGCTGGAGGACAGCCTGTAACAGCTGTTCCTGGAGCTGCATTTTTTGATAGTGCCATGTCATTCTCTATTATTAGGGGTGGCCATGTGGACGTAACAGTTTTAGGTGCCTTACAAGTAGATGAAAAAGGAAACTTAGCTAACTGGATGATTCCTGGTAAATTGGTTCCAGGAATGGGCGGTGCTATGGACTTAGTTGTAGGAGCTAAGAAGGTTATTATATCTATGACTCATACTGCTAAGGGAAAACCTAAGATCTTAAAAGAGTGCAAATTACCATTAACAGCAGCAAACCAAGTTAATATGATTATTACAGAAATGGGAGTTATGGAAGTAACTAAGGACGGAATCGTACTTCTTGAGATTAATCCAGACTTCTCAATTGAAGATGTAAAAAATGCTACAGAAGCAGAATTAATAATTTCTGAAAACTTAAAGAAAATGGAAATATAA
- a CDS encoding BKACE family enzyme, translated as MEKLVITIAHTGNVPTKELNPHTPVTIDEIVEDIKKCRELGAAVAHIHVRDENEKPTSKRELFEEVLRKLDEENVDIIRQVSTGARGGENTLEWRGQMLDIPGAEMASLSTGSSNFPTSVNANSPDLIKALATKMYDNNLKPEVEAFDVGMIDNAKRFIKKGILKAPVHFNLVMNVPGSIAGTPKNLLHMVESLPAGSTFSVSGIGRCQVDMIAMAIMLGGHVRTGLEDVIKYDKDTLASNSMLVERVVRIAKEFGREIATPEEARVILGMK; from the coding sequence ATGGAGAAATTAGTTATAACTATTGCACATACTGGAAATGTTCCTACAAAGGAATTAAATCCTCATACTCCTGTTACAATTGATGAAATAGTAGAGGATATTAAAAAATGTAGAGAATTAGGTGCTGCTGTGGCACACATACATGTAAGGGATGAAAATGAAAAACCAACAAGTAAAAGGGAATTATTTGAAGAGGTTCTAAGAAAATTAGATGAAGAAAATGTGGATATTATAAGACAAGTGTCTACTGGTGCTCGTGGTGGAGAAAATACACTTGAGTGGAGAGGTCAAATGTTAGATATACCTGGAGCTGAAATGGCAAGTTTATCTACTGGTTCTTCAAACTTCCCAACAAGTGTAAATGCCAATTCACCAGACTTAATTAAGGCTTTAGCAACTAAGATGTATGATAATAATCTTAAGCCAGAGGTTGAGGCCTTTGATGTAGGTATGATTGATAATGCGAAGAGATTTATTAAAAAGGGTATATTAAAGGCACCTGTACACTTTAACCTAGTTATGAATGTGCCTGGTTCTATAGCTGGTACTCCAAAGAACCTACTTCACATGGTAGAATCTCTACCAGCAGGATCCACATTCTCCGTATCTGGAATTGGTAGATGTCAAGTAGATATGATTGCCATGGCAATTATGTTAGGTGGACATGTGAGAACTGGTCTTGAAGATGTGATTAAGTATGATAAGGATACATTAGCTTCTAATTCTATGCTGGTAGAAAGGGTAGTTAGAATTGCTAAGGAATTTGGAAGAGAAATAGCTACACCGGAGGAAGCAAGAGTAATATTAGGAATGAAATAA
- a CDS encoding ATP synthase subunit I, producing MSFTRDLQLKTYKYTILSAFVIGTIATILFDNSKPIIMALIFGTSIGMLNFRLLAMTLEKASEMEPRQAQVYATSRYFLRYIITGLVLYVAIKADYLNVIGVIIGLVLIKIVILGTNLFNDKAYYMRIFGRKEDE from the coding sequence TTGTCCTTTACAAGAGACTTGCAACTTAAAACTTATAAATATACCATATTATCTGCATTTGTTATAGGAACAATAGCTACTATATTATTTGATAATTCAAAGCCAATAATAATGGCTTTAATATTTGGAACGAGTATAGGAATGCTAAACTTCAGATTATTAGCTATGACACTGGAAAAGGCATCTGAGATGGAACCAAGACAAGCTCAAGTATATGCCACAAGTAGATATTTTCTTAGATACATAATAACTGGATTAGTTTTATATGTGGCAATTAAGGCGGATTATTTAAATGTAATTGGGGTAATAATAGGATTAGTGCTTATTAAGATAGTAATATTAGGTACTAATCTGTTTAATGATAAAGCTTATTATATGAGGATTTTTGGCAGAAAGGAGGACGAATAG
- the atpA gene encoding F0F1 ATP synthase subunit alpha, producing MNLRPEEISSIIKEQIKRYESKLEVKDVGTVIQVGDGIARIHGLEKCMAGELLEFPGGVYGMALNLEEDNIGCVLMGSDANIKEGDVVKQTGRIVEVPVGDSLLGRVVNSLGQAIDGKGPIKTDKYRPVETAAPGVIERKSVHQPLQTGIKAIDSMIPIGRGQRELIIGDRETGKTAVAVDTIINQKKENVICIYVAIGQKKSTVAQIVKTLEDNGAMDYTIVVSATASELAPLQYIAPYAGCAMGEEFMHQGKDVLVIYDDLSKHAVAYRAMSLLLRRPPGREAYPGDVFYLHSRLLERAAKLSDKLGGGSLTALPLIETQAGDVSAYIPTNVISITDGQIFLEAELFYAGQRPAVNSGISVSRVGGDAQIKAMKKVAGKIRLELAQYRELASFAQFGSDLDKDTQERLAQGERLMEVLKQPQYEPVKVEHQVMIIYAAVNKYLRDIPVNEINRFEAEFLKFMDENHDEIGNTIKSTGNLSNETEEKLKAAIEEFKGLFKVEE from the coding sequence GTGAACCTTAGACCTGAAGAAATCAGCTCGATTATAAAAGAGCAGATTAAAAGATATGAGAGTAAATTAGAAGTTAAAGATGTTGGAACTGTTATTCAGGTAGGAGACGGTATTGCAAGAATTCACGGTCTTGAAAAGTGTATGGCAGGAGAACTTTTAGAATTCCCAGGTGGAGTTTATGGAATGGCTCTTAACTTAGAAGAAGATAATATAGGTTGCGTTTTAATGGGATCTGATGCGAACATTAAAGAAGGTGACGTTGTAAAGCAAACGGGAAGAATTGTAGAGGTTCCTGTTGGAGATAGTCTTTTAGGAAGAGTTGTAAATTCCCTAGGTCAAGCAATTGATGGAAAGGGACCTATTAAAACTGACAAATACAGACCAGTAGAAACTGCAGCACCAGGTGTTATTGAAAGAAAATCAGTTCACCAACCATTACAAACGGGAATCAAAGCTATAGATTCTATGATTCCAATTGGACGTGGTCAACGTGAGTTAATCATCGGAGACCGTGAAACTGGTAAAACTGCCGTGGCAGTGGATACTATCATTAACCAGAAGAAAGAAAATGTTATTTGTATATATGTTGCTATTGGACAAAAGAAGTCTACTGTTGCTCAAATAGTAAAGACTCTAGAAGATAACGGAGCAATGGATTATACCATAGTAGTGTCTGCTACTGCCAGTGAACTAGCTCCACTTCAATATATAGCTCCTTATGCAGGTTGTGCCATGGGAGAAGAATTTATGCACCAAGGTAAGGATGTATTAGTAATATATGATGATTTATCTAAGCATGCCGTTGCATATCGTGCCATGTCATTATTACTTCGTCGTCCGCCAGGAAGAGAAGCATATCCTGGAGATGTATTCTACTTACACTCAAGATTATTAGAAAGAGCTGCAAAGCTTAGTGATAAATTAGGTGGAGGATCTTTAACAGCCCTTCCTTTAATTGAAACACAAGCAGGAGACGTTTCTGCATATATCCCGACTAACGTAATATCTATTACAGATGGTCAGATATTCCTAGAGGCAGAATTATTCTATGCAGGACAACGTCCAGCCGTTAACTCTGGTATTTCCGTATCAAGGGTTGGTGGAGATGCTCAAATTAAGGCAATGAAAAAAGTTGCTGGTAAGATAAGATTAGAACTTGCTCAATATAGAGAACTTGCATCCTTTGCTCAGTTTGGTTCTGACCTTGATAAGGATACACAAGAAAGACTTGCGCAGGGTGAAAGATTAATGGAAGTATTAAAGCAGCCACAATATGAGCCGGTGAAGGTAGAGCACCAAGTTATGATTATTTATGCTGCTGTAAATAAGTACTTAAGAGATATTCCAGTTAATGAAATAAACAGATTTGAAGCAGAATTCTTAAAGTTTATGGATGAAAACCATGATGAAATCGGAAACACTATCAAGTCTACAGGTAACTTATCTAATGAGACAGAAGAAAAATTAAAGGCAGCCATAGAAGAATTTAAAGGCCTATTTAAAGTAGAAGAATAG
- a CDS encoding CoA transferase subunit A: protein MSKITTLEEAMNLIKDGMTIMVGGFMACGTPEKFMDALVEKGVKDLTIIANDAGWPDRGVGKLVVSKQVKKVIASHVGLNPEVGVQMNSGEIECELVPQGTLAERVRAGGNGLGGILTPTGVGTIVEEGKQKIEVDGKVYLLEKPLRADIALVGASIADKKGNLYFNKATRNFNPLIATAADTVIVGAEKVVEIGEIDATDVMTPALFVDYIVEV from the coding sequence ATGAGCAAAATTACAACACTAGAAGAGGCTATGAATCTAATTAAAGACGGTATGACTATTATGGTTGGTGGATTTATGGCTTGTGGAACACCAGAAAAATTTATGGATGCTTTAGTAGAAAAAGGTGTAAAAGATTTAACTATTATTGCTAATGATGCAGGATGGCCAGATAGAGGAGTTGGAAAACTTGTAGTGAGCAAACAAGTTAAGAAGGTTATTGCATCACATGTAGGATTAAATCCTGAAGTAGGAGTTCAAATGAATTCTGGTGAAATAGAATGTGAATTAGTACCACAAGGAACACTAGCTGAAAGAGTACGTGCTGGTGGAAATGGTCTTGGAGGAATTTTAACTCCTACAGGAGTAGGTACTATAGTAGAAGAAGGAAAGCAAAAGATTGAAGTAGATGGTAAGGTATACTTATTAGAGAAGCCTTTAAGAGCTGATATTGCTTTAGTAGGAGCTTCAATAGCAGATAAAAAAGGTAATCTGTATTTCAATAAAGCAACTAGAAACTTTAATCCACTTATAGCTACAGCTGCAGATACAGTTATAGTAGGAGCAGAAAAGGTAGTAGAAATTGGTGAAATAGATGCTACTGATGTTATGACTCCTGCCCTATTTGTAGATTATATTGTGGAGGTGTAG
- the atpE gene encoding ATP synthase F0 subunit C: MEGNFITIFIDWLLSFDTKVLILAASAIGAGLAMIAGIGPGIGQGYAAGKGAEATSINPKSSKDATMVMLLGAGIAETSGILSLVIALILLFGNPIINQTGHKLILAASAIGAGFAMIGGIGPGIGQGYAAGKGAEGVGRRPKQKPGILKTMILGQAVAQTTGIYALIVALILMFANPLINLM, encoded by the coding sequence ATGGAGGGTAACTTCATAACAATTTTTATAGACTGGCTACTTTCGTTTGATACAAAGGTTTTAATATTGGCTGCATCAGCAATTGGAGCAGGACTTGCCATGATAGCAGGGATTGGACCTGGAATTGGACAAGGTTATGCTGCAGGTAAAGGTGCTGAAGCAACGAGTATAAACCCAAAATCCTCAAAAGATGCAACTATGGTAATGCTACTTGGAGCAGGTATTGCAGAGACTTCAGGTATTTTATCCTTAGTTATAGCTTTAATCTTACTGTTTGGTAATCCAATCATAAATCAAACAGGTCACAAATTAATACTGGCAGCATCTGCAATTGGAGCAGGATTTGCCATGATAGGTGGTATAGGACCTGGAATTGGCCAGGGTTATGCAGCAGGTAAAGGTGCAGAAGGTGTTGGAAGAAGGCCTAAGCAAAAACCAGGAATATTAAAGACTATGATCTTAGGTCAAGCCGTAGCGCAAACTACAGGTATTTACGCCCTTATAGTTGCACTTATATTAATGTTTGCAAATCCACTTATTAATTTAATGTAG
- the atpG gene encoding ATP synthase F1 subunit gamma encodes MASMRDIKRRIRSVNSTKQITKAMELVSTSKLRRARERADKIKPYFHTVKETVQDIFSTATDLNHKYTKARDVKKTCYIVITADRGLCGGYNINAIKKALESMEGKNEVSVITIGSKARDYFRNKKYDIDGEFIGISEKPTYAHSKKVSNLALKLYEKEMVDEVYLVYTQFVSTLNQEPDMIKLLPFSSEGNEKVDTSEDYEYVSYEPSPAVLLDYIIPKYIESSLYGALAESSASEQAARRVAMENATDNAEEMIDKLTLTYNRARQAAITQEIAEIVGGAEALK; translated from the coding sequence ATGGCAAGCATGCGTGATATCAAGCGTAGAATACGAAGTGTAAATAGTACTAAGCAAATTACTAAGGCTATGGAATTGGTATCTACGTCAAAATTAAGACGTGCCAGAGAAAGGGCAGATAAGATAAAACCTTATTTTCATACGGTAAAAGAAACGGTCCAAGACATATTTTCTACTGCTACAGACTTAAACCATAAGTATACTAAAGCTAGAGATGTGAAGAAGACGTGTTATATTGTGATTACTGCAGACAGAGGTCTTTGCGGTGGGTACAATATTAATGCTATAAAAAAGGCATTAGAGAGTATGGAAGGTAAGAATGAGGTATCTGTCATAACTATTGGTTCTAAGGCTCGTGATTATTTTAGAAATAAAAAGTACGATATAGATGGAGAGTTTATAGGAATATCAGAAAAGCCAACTTATGCTCATTCTAAGAAAGTTAGCAATTTGGCTCTTAAGTTGTATGAAAAAGAGATGGTAGACGAAGTGTACTTGGTATACACTCAATTTGTGAGTACATTAAATCAAGAACCAGACATGATAAAACTACTTCCTTTTAGCAGTGAAGGAAATGAAAAAGTAGATACTTCTGAGGATTATGAATATGTTTCATATGAACCTTCCCCAGCAGTATTACTTGATTATATTATACCTAAATATATAGAAAGTAGTTTATACGGTGCATTAGCTGAGTCTTCTGCTAGTGAACAAGCCGCTAGAAGAGTTGCCATGGAAAATGCTACTGATAATGCAGAGGAAATGATTGACAAGCTTACTCTAACTTACAACAGAGCTCGTCAGGCTGCGATAACTCAAGAAATTGCAGAAATCGTAGGAGGAGCAGAAGCGTTGAAATAA
- the atpB gene encoding F0F1 ATP synthase subunit A, with protein MDGGFGPRIIFEIGGIPITETVTNTWIIMIFLIIFSYVAGKNLSKIPKGFQGGVEALVDGIYGLVSQTMGKDKIGFAPYIGTLMIYLVFANLLGLTSLRPPTADANTTMALAFLTFFMIHGFGMKSKGVGGYLKGFTEPFFVMLPLNLIGELATPISLGFRLFGNIVGGLIIMSLLYSGLGYASTLLGSSIPFLQTAIPVPLHIYFDVFSGVLQSFIFAMLTMVFVAMAID; from the coding sequence GTGGATGGAGGATTTGGCCCAAGAATTATTTTTGAAATAGGAGGAATACCTATTACAGAAACTGTAACTAATACTTGGATAATCATGATATTCCTAATAATCTTTTCTTATGTAGCAGGAAAGAATTTAAGCAAGATACCAAAGGGGTTTCAAGGTGGTGTAGAAGCTCTTGTAGATGGAATCTATGGACTAGTATCTCAGACTATGGGAAAAGATAAAATTGGATTTGCTCCTTACATAGGAACTCTTATGATTTACTTAGTATTTGCCAATCTGCTAGGTTTAACATCATTAAGACCACCTACAGCAGATGCAAACACTACAATGGCCCTGGCTTTTCTAACATTCTTTATGATTCATGGATTTGGTATGAAATCTAAGGGAGTGGGAGGATATTTAAAGGGATTTACAGAGCCATTTTTCGTTATGCTACCTCTTAACTTGATTGGAGAGTTAGCTACACCTATTTCATTAGGTTTCCGTTTGTTTGGTAATATAGTTGGTGGACTTATTATAATGTCACTACTATATTCAGGTTTAGGATATGCAAGTACATTACTTGGAAGTTCTATCCCGTTTTTACAAACAGCAATCCCAGTACCCCTTCACATCTATTTTGATGTATTCTCTGGGGTGTTACAATCATTCATATTTGCCATGCTAACAATGGTATTTGTAGCAATGGCTATTGATTAA
- a CDS encoding AtpZ/AtpI family protein, translating to MKREIFKNLTLVSQLGIIMVVTIGGCLYIGKYLDQLIGTRYIFMLIFIILGVISAFLNIYKLIIKNFDEKK from the coding sequence ATGAAAAGAGAGATATTTAAAAATCTTACATTAGTAAGTCAATTGGGCATAATCATGGTAGTGACCATAGGTGGATGCCTCTACATAGGTAAGTATTTAGACCAATTAATAGGAACTAGATATATCTTCATGTTAATATTCATAATATTAGGAGTAATAAGTGCTTTTCTAAATATATACAAACTAATCATTAAAAACTTTGACGAAAAAAAGTGA
- the atpF gene encoding F0F1 ATP synthase subunit B, which produces MDIVQKAGLVELSWTAGFQVVNFLILFWAMKKLLFKPVSEFMANRTNEIESGMKKAEDKNRQAEELLSDYKNKLSNVEEEGRQIIREKTKVAQVKYDEIVKEAQEEARRRMEKAEVEIEREKEKATAEIKDSISSLVVAATSKVLNKELNENTHKELIENFIDEVGDGSWQN; this is translated from the coding sequence ATGGATATAGTTCAAAAAGCCGGATTAGTGGAACTTAGTTGGACAGCCGGTTTTCAAGTAGTGAACTTTTTGATTCTATTTTGGGCTATGAAGAAACTATTATTTAAGCCTGTTTCTGAATTTATGGCCAACAGAACTAATGAAATAGAATCGGGCATGAAGAAAGCGGAAGATAAAAATAGACAAGCTGAGGAACTTTTAAGTGACTATAAGAATAAACTTTCTAATGTGGAAGAAGAAGGTAGACAAATTATAAGAGAAAAAACTAAAGTTGCTCAAGTTAAGTATGATGAAATTGTAAAGGAAGCTCAAGAAGAGGCTAGAAGAAGAATGGAGAAAGCTGAAGTTGAAATTGAAAGAGAAAAGGAAAAGGCTACAGCTGAGATTAAGGATTCTATTTCTTCTTTAGTTGTTGCGGCTACTTCTAAAGTTTTAAATAAGGAACTTAACGAAAATACTCATAAAGAATTAATAGAGAATTTTATTGATGAGGTAGGGGATGGCTCATGGCAGAATTAG
- the atpE gene encoding ATP synthase F0 subunit C codes for MEPITGKALILACSAIGAGLAMIAGIGPGIGQGYAAGKGAEGVGRQPEAQGDIIKTMLLGAAVAETTGIYGLIIALILLFANPLVGLL; via the coding sequence ATGGAACCTATTACAGGAAAAGCGTTAATATTAGCATGTTCAGCAATCGGAGCAGGATTAGCAATGATCGCAGGTATCGGACCAGGAATCGGGCAGGGATATGCTGCTGGTAAAGGTGCAGAGGGTGTTGGAAGACAACCAGAGGCACAAGGAGATATTATTAAAACTATGTTACTTGGAGCTGCTGTTGCAGAGACAACTGGTATTTATGGATTAATCATTGCCTTAATTTTATTATTTGCAAATCCATTAGTAGGATTATTATAA